A single Rattus norvegicus strain BN/NHsdMcwi chromosome 5, GRCr8, whole genome shotgun sequence DNA region contains:
- the E2f2 gene encoding E2F transcription factor 2, with amino-acid sequence MLRAPRTLAPATAQPTKSLPTLNPTELWPSGLSSPQLCPATTATTYYTSLYTQTVPSSAALGTCLDATPHGPEGQIVRCVPAGRLPAKRKLDLEGLGRPTVPEFRTPKGKCIRVDGLPSPKTPKSPGEKTRYDTSLGLLTKKFIYLLSESEDGVLDLNWAAEVLDVQKRRIYDITNVLEGIQLIRKKSKNNIQWVGRGIFEDPTRPAKEQQLGQELKELMNAEQTLDQLIQSCTLSFKHLTEDNANKKLAYVTYQDIRAVGNFKEQTVIAVKAPPQTRLEVPDRAEENLQIYLKSTQGPIEVYLCPEEGQEADSPTKEALPSTSTLSPVPDCAQPGCSTDSGLAETIESSVLMPQPVPPPLPPPPPAPSLVPLEATDNMLELSHPLLQQTEDQFLSPILTASSPLISFSPPLDQEEYLWGMDEGEGISDLFDSYDLGDLLIN; translated from the exons ATGCTGCGCGCGCCGCGGACCCTGGCTCCGGCCACGGCGCAACCCACAAAGAGCTTGCCGACGTTGAACCCCACCGAGCTGTGGCCTTCGGGTCTGAGCAGTCCCCAGCTCTGCCCGGCCACCACCGCCACTACCTACTACACTTCGCTTTACACGCAGACGGTGCCTTCCTCTGCGGCGCTGGGCACCTGCCTCGACGCCACTCCCCACGGACCCGAGGGCCAAATTGTGCGATGTGTACCCGCAGGCCGCCTGCCG GCCAAAAGGAAGCTAGACCTGGAGGGCCTTGGGAGGCCTACGGTCCCAGAATTCCGGACTCCCAAGGGGAAGTGCATCCGAGTGGATGGTTTGCCAAGCCCGAAAA CCCCTAAGTCTCCTGGGGAGAAGACACGCTATGACACGTCGCTGGGGCTGCTGACCAAGAAGTTCATTTACCTCCTGAGCGAGTCGGAGGATGGAGTCCTGGACCTGAACTGGGCAGCTGAGGTGCTGGATGTGCAGAAGCGGCGCATATATGACATCACCAACGTGCTGGAGGGCATCCAGCTCATCCGCAAGAAGTCCAAAAACAACATCCAGTGGGT AGGCAGGGGAATATTTGAAGACCCCACCCGACCGGCCAAGGAGCAGCAGctggggcaggaactgaaggagctaATGAATGCGGAGCAGACCTTGGACCAGCTCATTCAGAGCTGCACGCTGAGCTTCAAGCACCTGACAGAAGATAATGCCAACAAGAA ACTGGCCTATGTGACCTACCAGGATATCCGTGCTGTGGGCAACTTCAAGGAGCAGACAGTGATTGCGGTCAAGGCCCCGCCACAGACAAGATTGGAAGTGCCGGACAGGGCGGAG gAGAACCTGCAGATTTACCTAAAGAGTACCCAAGGCCCCATTGAAGTCTACCTGTGCccggaggaggggcaggaggcagACAGTCCTACCAAGGAGGCCCTACCCTCCACCTCTACCCTCAGCCCTGTCCCTGACTGCGCTCAGCCCGGCTGCAGCACCGACTCTGGGCTGGCAGAGACCATAGAGTCTTCAG TACTGATGCCACAGCCGGTACCGccaccgctgccgccgccgccgccagcaCCATCCCTTGTCCCCTTGGAAGCCACTGACAACATGCTGGAGCTGTCACACCCACTTCTGCAACAGACTGAGGACCAGTTCCTGTCCCCAATCCTGACAGCCAGCTCCCCTCTGATCAGCTTCTCCCCGCCCTTGGACCAGGAGGAGTACCTGTGGGGCATGGATGAGGGGGAGGGCATCAGTGACCTCTTCGACTCCTATGACCTTGGGGACCTGCTGATTAATTGA
- the E2f2 gene encoding transcription factor E2F2 isoform X1, which translates to MTSSPFRGPWILELEPKRGGGVFVLFPNVGTSLGCGTEPGSPLGLGGCRSHPDKGQLWGCDGHQAKRKLDLEGLGRPTVPEFRTPKGKCIRVDGLPSPKTPKSPGEKTRYDTSLGLLTKKFIYLLSESEDGVLDLNWAAEVLDVQKRRIYDITNVLEGIQLIRKKSKNNIQWVGRGIFEDPTRPAKEQQLGQELKELMNAEQTLDQLIQSCTLSFKHLTEDNANKKLAYVTYQDIRAVGNFKEQTVIAVKAPPQTRLEVPDRAEENLQIYLKSTQGPIEVYLCPEEGQEADSPTKEALPSTSTLSPVPDCAQPGCSTDSGLAETIESSVLMPQPVPPPLPPPPPAPSLVPLEATDNMLELSHPLLQQTEDQFLSPILTASSPLISFSPPLDQEEYLWGMDEGEGISDLFDSYDLGDLLIN; encoded by the exons ATGACAAGCAGCCCATTCAGGGGGCCCTGGATCCTCGAGCTGGAGCCCAAACGGGGAGGGGGAGTGTTTGTGCTGTTTCCCAATGTGGGCACCTCCTTGGGGTGTGGCACTGAGCCAGGAAGTCCCCTGGGCCTGGGCGGATGCCGGTCCCACCCTGATAAGGGCCAGCTGTGGGGCTGTGATGGGCACCAG GCCAAAAGGAAGCTAGACCTGGAGGGCCTTGGGAGGCCTACGGTCCCAGAATTCCGGACTCCCAAGGGGAAGTGCATCCGAGTGGATGGTTTGCCAAGCCCGAAAA CCCCTAAGTCTCCTGGGGAGAAGACACGCTATGACACGTCGCTGGGGCTGCTGACCAAGAAGTTCATTTACCTCCTGAGCGAGTCGGAGGATGGAGTCCTGGACCTGAACTGGGCAGCTGAGGTGCTGGATGTGCAGAAGCGGCGCATATATGACATCACCAACGTGCTGGAGGGCATCCAGCTCATCCGCAAGAAGTCCAAAAACAACATCCAGTGGGT AGGCAGGGGAATATTTGAAGACCCCACCCGACCGGCCAAGGAGCAGCAGctggggcaggaactgaaggagctaATGAATGCGGAGCAGACCTTGGACCAGCTCATTCAGAGCTGCACGCTGAGCTTCAAGCACCTGACAGAAGATAATGCCAACAAGAA ACTGGCCTATGTGACCTACCAGGATATCCGTGCTGTGGGCAACTTCAAGGAGCAGACAGTGATTGCGGTCAAGGCCCCGCCACAGACAAGATTGGAAGTGCCGGACAGGGCGGAG gAGAACCTGCAGATTTACCTAAAGAGTACCCAAGGCCCCATTGAAGTCTACCTGTGCccggaggaggggcaggaggcagACAGTCCTACCAAGGAGGCCCTACCCTCCACCTCTACCCTCAGCCCTGTCCCTGACTGCGCTCAGCCCGGCTGCAGCACCGACTCTGGGCTGGCAGAGACCATAGAGTCTTCAG TACTGATGCCACAGCCGGTACCGccaccgctgccgccgccgccgccagcaCCATCCCTTGTCCCCTTGGAAGCCACTGACAACATGCTGGAGCTGTCACACCCACTTCTGCAACAGACTGAGGACCAGTTCCTGTCCCCAATCCTGACAGCCAGCTCCCCTCTGATCAGCTTCTCCCCGCCCTTGGACCAGGAGGAGTACCTGTGGGGCATGGATGAGGGGGAGGGCATCAGTGACCTCTTCGACTCCTATGACCTTGGGGACCTGCTGATTAATTGA
- the E2f2 gene encoding transcription factor E2F2 isoform X2, translated as MNAEQTLDQLIQSCTLSFKHLTEDNANKKLAYVTYQDIRAVGNFKEQTVIAVKAPPQTRLEVPDRAEENLQIYLKSTQGPIEVYLCPEEGQEADSPTKEALPSTSTLSPVPDCAQPGCSTDSGLAETIESSVLMPQPVPPPLPPPPPAPSLVPLEATDNMLELSHPLLQQTEDQFLSPILTASSPLISFSPPLDQEEYLWGMDEGEGISDLFDSYDLGDLLIN; from the exons ATGAATGCGGAGCAGACCTTGGACCAGCTCATTCAGAGCTGCACGCTGAGCTTCAAGCACCTGACAGAAGATAATGCCAACAAGAA ACTGGCCTATGTGACCTACCAGGATATCCGTGCTGTGGGCAACTTCAAGGAGCAGACAGTGATTGCGGTCAAGGCCCCGCCACAGACAAGATTGGAAGTGCCGGACAGGGCGGAG gAGAACCTGCAGATTTACCTAAAGAGTACCCAAGGCCCCATTGAAGTCTACCTGTGCccggaggaggggcaggaggcagACAGTCCTACCAAGGAGGCCCTACCCTCCACCTCTACCCTCAGCCCTGTCCCTGACTGCGCTCAGCCCGGCTGCAGCACCGACTCTGGGCTGGCAGAGACCATAGAGTCTTCAG TACTGATGCCACAGCCGGTACCGccaccgctgccgccgccgccgccagcaCCATCCCTTGTCCCCTTGGAAGCCACTGACAACATGCTGGAGCTGTCACACCCACTTCTGCAACAGACTGAGGACCAGTTCCTGTCCCCAATCCTGACAGCCAGCTCCCCTCTGATCAGCTTCTCCCCGCCCTTGGACCAGGAGGAGTACCTGTGGGGCATGGATGAGGGGGAGGGCATCAGTGACCTCTTCGACTCCTATGACCTTGGGGACCTGCTGATTAATTGA